One stretch of Tenuifilum sp. 4138str DNA includes these proteins:
- a CDS encoding sensor histidine kinase has protein sequence MEVVDILVVDDEPGIRSGITRILRNFTVSYPFLEDDIGFNVIEAATGEEAIDIIKRSSPAIVLLDNKLPGIQGVEVLQFINQNHPDILVMMITSYASLELAVRATNIGAYDFVPKPFTPQELKSSIENITKHYFLRRMTRKLHREGKQVRFQFLTVLSHELKAPLNAVEGYLKMMQEKQAGESIDSYMDFIDRSLARIQSMRNLIMDLLDLTHIESGKRQRTLREIDLTLVARSAIETMTPLAIQRDVNLCLQTTEPVIMLADSDDMEILFNNLISNAVKYNKPSGWVKCSICKTASEVTLVVSDSGIGIEPEDIPKLFQEFTRIKNPQSKNVTGSGLGLSIVKRVVDLYGARIDVQSEPGAGSTFTITFPLPGSDTLNDGI, from the coding sequence ATGGAAGTTGTTGATATACTTGTTGTTGATGATGAACCTGGAATTCGTTCCGGTATAACACGTATTCTTAGGAACTTCACGGTTAGCTACCCATTCCTTGAGGATGATATAGGCTTTAATGTTATTGAAGCGGCCACAGGGGAGGAGGCTATCGATATTATCAAGCGTTCGAGTCCAGCCATTGTATTACTCGATAATAAACTACCAGGCATTCAGGGGGTTGAGGTTTTGCAGTTCATCAACCAGAATCACCCCGATATACTGGTAATGATGATTACATCGTATGCTTCGCTGGAGTTGGCTGTTAGGGCTACAAACATTGGGGCATACGATTTTGTTCCCAAGCCCTTTACTCCACAGGAGCTTAAGTCGTCCATTGAGAATATCACCAAGCATTATTTCCTGCGGCGTATGACCCGCAAGCTCCATCGTGAGGGCAAGCAGGTTCGTTTTCAGTTCCTTACCGTGCTCTCGCACGAGCTAAAAGCACCCCTTAATGCCGTTGAGGGCTACCTTAAAATGATGCAGGAGAAGCAGGCTGGCGAGAGTATCGACAGCTACATGGATTTTATCGACCGCTCGCTTGCACGAATCCAGTCCATGCGTAATCTAATAATGGATCTACTCGACCTCACGCACATTGAGTCAGGCAAACGGCAGCGAACCCTTCGTGAAATCGACTTAACCCTCGTGGCCCGTTCGGCCATTGAGACCATGACTCCCCTTGCCATTCAGCGCGACGTCAACCTTTGCCTGCAAACCACAGAACCGGTTATCATGCTTGCCGATTCCGACGACATGGAAATTTTGTTCAACAACCTTATTTCCAATGCCGTGAAATACAATAAACCCAGCGGGTGGGTTAAGTGTAGTATCTGCAAAACAGCATCAGAGGTTACGCTAGTTGTATCCGATTCAGGAATTGGCATCGAACCCGAGGATATACCTAAACTTTTTCAGGAGTTTACTCGCATCAAAAATCCGCAGAGCAAAAATGTCACCGGAAGCGGCTTAGGACTTTCAATTGTTAAGCGAGTAGTGGATTTGTATGGCGCTAGAATTGATGTACAAAGCGAGCCTGGTGCAGGATCAACCTTTACCATTACATTCCCTTTACCCGGTTCCGATACCCTTAACGATGGTATATAA
- a CDS encoding redox-sensing transcriptional repressor Rex: MDKANLPEKTIERLSEYRRTLLNCLTRGKTHIYSHELAGLHNITAVQVRRDLMLIGYSSMKKKGYDAQELIKVIGDIIDHKVGLNVAVVGMGNLGRAITTYFNGKRPKLNIVAAFDVDPNKVNRVISGVNCYHMKELPDVIKRNDISIAIISSPPDTANQVAEQLVAAGIKGILNFTTIPLVVPENVYLEEYDMITSMEKVAYFVKQGYSR, from the coding sequence ATGGATAAGGCAAACCTACCCGAAAAAACCATTGAGCGATTAAGCGAATATCGCAGAACCCTTCTGAATTGCTTAACACGAGGGAAAACTCATATCTACTCACATGAGCTCGCCGGTTTGCATAATATCACAGCGGTTCAGGTAAGGCGCGACCTGATGCTTATTGGCTACTCCAGCATGAAAAAGAAAGGGTACGATGCACAGGAACTTATCAAGGTTATTGGCGATATCATCGACCACAAAGTAGGATTAAATGTAGCTGTTGTTGGTATGGGTAACCTAGGACGCGCTATCACTACCTATTTCAATGGCAAGCGCCCTAAACTTAATATAGTTGCCGCTTTTGATGTAGATCCCAACAAGGTTAACAGGGTAATTTCTGGAGTAAATTGCTACCACATGAAGGAGTTGCCCGATGTTATTAAACGTAACGATATTTCCATTGCCATTATCTCATCGCCACCCGATACTGCCAATCAAGTTGCCGAGCAACTTGTTGCAGCTGGTATAAAGGGTATTCTTAACTTCACCACTATTCCTTTAGTTGTACCTGAGAATGTTTACCTTGAGGAGTACGATATGATTACCTCCATGGAGAAAGTGGCTTACTTTGTTAAACAGGGTTATTCCCGGTAA
- the ribF gene encoding bifunctional riboflavin kinase/FMN adenylyltransferase: MKVHYGFDGIEEITNPVVTTGSFDGVHLGHKVIINRINEIAQSIGGESVLITFYPHPRKVLYPETAGKNLMFILSQREKIELLSKTGLDHLIIVKFTLEFSKISSVQFIRDYLISKLNARYIVVGFNHHFGHNREGDYEELKKLSSEYNFMVEEIPEQDIQQETVSSTTIRKALLEGKIQRANAYLDHYYMIIGALGKGSHFFGEVGFPTLTVQIEEAGKLIPPEGIYAVSLEWNKSSYRAMVIIWSNGDNTDLNPVLTRNVELHILNFDGMLHSSDAYIYFHKQIADRIDISDNRLLFQQLTQAAKQVDELIY, translated from the coding sequence ATGAAAGTACATTATGGCTTTGATGGTATAGAGGAAATAACTAATCCGGTGGTCACCACCGGGTCATTTGATGGGGTTCACTTAGGCCATAAGGTAATTATTAACAGGATAAATGAGATTGCTCAAAGCATAGGCGGCGAGTCGGTTCTTATTACCTTTTACCCTCATCCGCGCAAAGTGCTTTACCCTGAAACTGCTGGCAAAAACCTAATGTTTATCCTGTCGCAGCGCGAAAAAATTGAGCTGCTTAGCAAAACCGGCCTCGATCATCTAATCATAGTAAAATTTACTCTCGAATTTTCAAAAATCTCATCGGTACAATTTATCAGGGATTACTTGATAAGTAAGCTAAACGCTCGATATATCGTAGTTGGTTTCAATCATCATTTTGGACACAACCGCGAAGGCGATTACGAGGAGCTCAAAAAATTGAGTTCGGAGTATAATTTTATGGTTGAGGAGATACCCGAGCAGGATATACAACAGGAAACAGTTAGTTCCACCACTATTCGTAAGGCTTTACTTGAAGGGAAAATACAACGGGCAAATGCTTACCTTGACCATTACTACATGATTATTGGTGCTTTGGGTAAGGGTTCGCACTTTTTTGGCGAGGTGGGCTTCCCAACCCTAACGGTTCAAATTGAGGAGGCAGGCAAGCTCATTCCACCGGAGGGCATTTATGCCGTTTCGCTGGAATGGAACAAATCATCGTATCGTGCCATGGTTATCATTTGGTCAAATGGCGATAATACCGATTTGAACCCAGTTTTGACAAGGAATGTTGAGCTTCATATCCTCAATTTTGATGGTATGCTTCACAGTAGCGATGCCTATATTTACTTTCATAAGCAGATAGCTGATAGAATTGATATCTCCGATAACAGGTTGTTATTCCAACAGCTTACACAGGCAGCCAAACAGGTTGATGAGTTAATTTATTAA
- a CDS encoding TM1266 family iron-only hydrogenase system putative regulator, with translation MEKRIGAALILVENRESASRLNQILSAHADIIIARQGIPLQQRGISVISLVLEGTTDEIGALTGPIGKLSGVQVKTLMLKGV, from the coding sequence ATGGAAAAGAGAATCGGAGCTGCACTAATTCTTGTTGAGAACCGCGAGAGCGCCTCAAGGCTGAACCAGATCCTTTCGGCCCATGCCGATATTATTATTGCCCGTCAGGGCATACCGCTCCAGCAGAGGGGTATTAGCGTAATATCGCTTGTGCTTGAAGGAACAACCGATGAAATTGGAGCCCTTACCGGGCCCATTGGTAAGCTCAGCGGTGTTCAGGTTAAAACCTTAATGCTCAAAGGGGTGTAG